A genomic window from Ascaphus truei isolate aAscTru1 chromosome 1, aAscTru1.hap1, whole genome shotgun sequence includes:
- the LOC142496034 gene encoding uncharacterized protein LOC142496034 has protein sequence MSLFKMEETPYLRQTSIELQPLEAQIARQQDVENNHAGEVLQAEADFPDSDQRHIYVLPAIPDQRNIYQKAYQTVAKVITKKRLLKTILCFSICFAFLAISASVIFRLQWHFVTQQEGEIIDWKRTAAHGITTPDSGIVKRGLHYDLKPVDIQSVGIPQGVYWKPFPKPIIQKRKTLGISQVVLFDSTVLAKEAGITTPEGRKLVTQHLNAQMQQLQSTSLKYDLPLHDHWKQQSYREQRCHAEFGHCYFIDFQGTRKWPTKELKADHCPRPGVTMDNIRYKQYPIFYLNTGQITQNGFVPNGQTDPRVAFWEGAEEEEYRIPGGVRPYISAVFCTDSIYSGWWNSSITAEDLLHKLQDVMEDAKTGQLKTAALPKEWNTKGDGMLFREPTAWDTCTQPRFATFTNTTYYSHSCKGFKNACGITLEKLINEGICDKDTTVFKYGCKPCSFYYNLTQGYFNWQPKMIDQGFLHFSGLRGFWCVERIVIMKPNYKVYSLFQKCLNDSLHMNVDTVIRAMSDLMNVQIAPDDKPCEYDTCTTRNIVNMPYSEAMWGTNATINAIVYYENDTEFMNECKVSSKTSARKLLTNDDILITTGHLLSDSVSVISQISDSNDEELRRGILVLRDHMIKFASYTISDITVLSEEIKALVILNHITSIRLTLQSKKVDISLLNLTLITQTLNLSPKESEILAYVSQTTVYDIRERNHRRVHNPDDSLWEVFIYYELFIPGDVYTTNWELLNFGHITHTGSYFARMQVAQPFQYMSVKCDP, from the exons ATGTCACTGTTCAAGATGGAGGAGACACCGTATCTGCGACAGACTTCGATCGAGCTGCAGCCTCTCGAAGCACAGATTGCAAGACAACAGGATGTGGAAAATAATCACGCAGGTGAGGTCCTACAAGCTGAAGCTGACTTCCCTgacagtgaccaaagacatatatatgtgttaccTGCCATACCGGATCAACGCAACATTTACCAGAAGGCCTATCAAACAGTGGCTAAGGTGAtcacaaagaaaagactgttaaagactattttgtgtttctcaatctgttttgcttttctagcaatatcggccagcgttattttcaggttacaatGGCATTTTGTGACTCAGCAAGAAGGAGAGATCATCGACTGGAAACGTACAGCAgcacacggtattaccacaccagactccggcatcgtgaaacgaggactacattacgatttgaaaccggtggacatacagtcggtgggtatacctcaaggtgtgtattggaagccgtttcctaaacctatcatccagaaacgaaagactttggggatttcacaggttgtgctgtttgattctactgtgctagctaaagaagctggtataactacgccagaaggaaggaagctggtgacacaacatctgaatgcacagatgcaacagctgcaatctacaagcctgaaatatgatttaccccttcatgaccattggaagcagcaaagctaccgtgaacaacgttgtcatgctgaatttggacattgttatttcattgactttcaaggaaCACGTAAATGGCCAACGAAGGAGCTAAAAGCTGATCATTGCCCTCGGCCTGGTGTGACCATGGACAATATAAGGTATAAGCAATACCCTATTTTCTATCTGAATACAGGTCAAATTACTCAGAACGGATTCGTTCCCAATGGACAGACTGATCCAAGAGTGGCATTCTGGGAAGGTGCTGAAGAAGAAGAGTACAGAATACCTGGGGGGGTAAGACCGTATATATCTGCTGTTTTTTGTACTGACAGTATTTACTCAGGATGGTGGAACTCATCAATAACCGCTGAGGACCTGTTACACAAACTTCAAGATGTGATGGAAGATGCTAAAACTGGACAGCTAAAGACAGCAGCACTTCCGAAAGAATGGAATACAAAAGGTGATGGTATGTTGTTTCGTGAACCTACAGCATGGGACACTTGCACTCAACCACGCTTTGCTACATTTACCAATACGACATActacagccattcatgtaaaggttTCAAGAATGCGTGTGGTATCACATTGGAGAAATTGATTAATGAAGGAATCTGTGATAAGGACACTACAGTATTCAAGTACGGTTGTAAACCGTGTTCCTTTTATTACAATCTCACGCAAGGCTATTTTAACTGGCAACCGaaaatgattgatcaaggatttttacatttttctgggttacgaggtttttggtgtgtggagcgaatagtgattatgaaacctaattacaaagtctactccctgttccagaaatgtctcaatgatagtttgcatatgaatgttgacacggtaatcagggcaatgagcgatttgatgaatgttcaaatagctccagatgataaaccctgtgagtatgacacgtgcaccacacgtaatattgttaacatgccctactcagaggcaatgtggggtacgaatgcaacgattaatgccatagtgtattatgaaaatgacacagagttcatgaatgaatgtaaagtttcaagtaaaacatctgcaagaaaattgcttactaacgatgatattcttataaccacaggacacctgctgagtgattctgtttctgttataagtcaaatctctgactcaaatgatgaagaattaaggagaggtattttggtgttaagagatcacatgataaaatttgcttcctacacaatttcagatataacagtgttatctgaagaaattaaagctttggTTATTCTTAATCACATTACTTCTATCAGGTTAACATTGCAAAGTAAAAAGGTTGACATATCACTTTTAAATCTCACTTTGATCACACAGACTCTCAATTTAAGTCCGAAGGAATCTGAAATCCTGGCATATGTTTCACAAACcacagtttatgacatacgagaaagaaaccacagacgggttcataaccctgatgactcatTATGGGAAGTTTTTATatactatgaattatttattccaggagacgtgtatacaacaaattgggaactgcttaattttggacacataacacacacaggttcttatttcgcaaggaTGCAGGTTGCGCAGCCATTTCaatacatgtctgtgaaatgtgatc cctag